TGAGGAATTTGAATTCCAAACTGGTTATTTGACTGATGGAATGTAACTTTTAACAAcgaataaatctaaaattgcAGATAGCTACGAGTGATCGAAATTCGGAAACATCGATAGATGTTTTGGCagccaaaaaattttattaacttagaAAATTAACTTTCCGGAGGATTTCGTGTCAATATGATATTGTTATATGTTTAAGAGAATGTATCTAcacttaaaagttaaaaatacctttattaCAATGGTATTAATTCTTATGGAAAATTGTGCACTGCAACACTCAAGGTAAGCTAATCAACAGTTTAGTCATCCACTCTGGCACATCTGTTCATTCAGGTATGCAACGGTTTTCATCTCTCCTTCGATATTCattcttccttttttcctctcgTCGCTTTCCCGCCTGTAAAGATGATTCATCGTTGCTTTAGAGATTCTGGATCAAATGACAAGATTAAATTTCTCTATGTAAACACTTTCACCTTACATTTAGTCGTActgtaattatttctatattttgttgcaagtttaattgtaaaatttgttgcaaaaaccGACTGGCTCTACTTATTCCGAGAGATTTTATactgaaaatacaaaatgttttttttttcaattttttttctttctctcgaaTTAATAAGCAAGTCATCTCTTTGAAGCTCCACAAATGCATTGcacagaaaagtaaaaatgataCATTTATTGTCAACCAAAGACACAGTTGCGCAATAATAATGacttaataaaaactttttaacgTTTTACTTTACAATAGTTCctacagaatttttattttatttttactttattttatcctaataaatgaaaaaaataagataatgatTTACAAATAAAGTTACTAAAAAACATACCATTAAACTTCTGCTGAATCGCATAATATTTGTTGGAGAACCCGCATTTCATCTTTGAATTTGCGATACTTGTATAATCGCTCTGATGATTtaacaaaaacttttttttccaacaatATCACCTTTCCATCTTCTTCTTCTGTCAAATTCCAAATATTATGAAAGTACATCGTTTGAAGAAAATCGTTGGTAAGAATCGAACTGGTCCATACGCATACGTGTACCTATATAGAcagaaatttttgtttttagttattttgaattttaattaaagctcTTTGAGTAAAActtgaagtaaaatattttgaattgtgAGATTGAAAGCGAAAGTGTGATCTTTTAACTGTACattacattatgtaaaaacaaaataaaaattataattctcatgatgtaaagtattataagacatgtttctccttttttcctaatatacttaaaacaatttttaaataagattaacaaaattgaattacaagtaaaaattaatcatttaatttgcAGAAAACCGAGATTTTTACTTAcgatataaattttggaaaataaccGTTAAAAACGCAATAAGAAATTCCACTGATTAATCTTTAGAATTAAGCCGTttccaacattttttatatttccaaagTTTATATCGTACTATCTATTAATTCCacataaattcatttaaatgactaaacttatattttattttaaataaactttaaaagctttcaaataagttatttaaatgaaagtttgcataaaaattatagcattgcaacaataaacaataatttctattCACTCGCAAAACTcgaatcttataataaatgttcttaaagataaatttgtgtgtttagaaagatataaatttctttttatcatacaCAGAATTCTTCGCTTACGTTCATTTTTAAAACTCGTGAACACAATTTCATCGAGTGGAGTATTAAGGCGCAAGTTTTAGAAATATGCTCATTCAAGTTATTTTGGATAGCTTCGTCGTTGAGATAATTGTCCAAATCATCTATCAAAAGCACAGAAGGTACGGCTGCAtaggtgtacaatttaacaaGTTGTTCCACAAGAGTTTCATAATTCGACAAATATCtgtaaatatgcatatttatttatataatcccttaattttaaaaaaaataaaaataatttattataaataataatttcgatacaaaaataattaattttatccatttagaattttttggaatgttaattttttggaaagtttaaaattgtgaaatttttctcgatGAAAACAATGTGGCAATTAGAAACtcaagaaataaattgtatataaaattttttcagaattaaaaaaatttttaattaaagaattgtgTGGTAATTTaagaatagaaaatagaaaaacctcagatatgattaaaatgaaaactagttaatatttaacttaaatgtgatatataaatatataatatatataaattttagaatataataaattttttctcgttaatttattcaatatttattttaacacaaaattttaattcacacATAtatgagtgtgtgtgtgtgtgtgtgtgtgtgtgtatgtgtgtgtgtgtatgtgtgtgtgtatttttatatatataccaaAGATGTTGCACGAATCTTACATAAATCTCATTAATTTAAGAGCCGCGACTGTTGGATTACTTCTGTCGTGACAGGTTACTGGCCATCTTTCCAGTGGCTCTGGCGTAATGTACACGACACGTCGTCCTTCCTCCGCCCAATATATTGCAGcctatacaaaaaattaattttaaaaactcatAATTCTGATAAAAGGAACTCGCCATAACATTCCAGCCATCGAAATATTCATGATCAGGATTCTCGAGGCAATTCTAAAAGCAGATCTGTAATAATCTATctacttattaattaattatggtCGTCCGCAATACTGATTCTGAAAAGacatactttaaataaaattaatgatttttacaCATACAATCAAATTtgaattgatataatattatttttcaaatatactgCGTATTTacgaagataaataaatatctacttTAGAtggatattttctaataaacaaaatattaacagTACACTAGCCGTTTGGCAAAAGACTCGATTAGAATGTTATAGCAGATTGATATCCATTTctcaaaaacaaattttgcagagtatctaataattgtataatccAAACGATTACAATAAcagaaattttgaatattattcaaatttttattaaatattttaaaaaaactttcaaaatatagaataatacaagtacaaaataaataaaaatactttaatcatttttatagaatttattagaGCTTGCCAAATTttcatgattaatttttacaattaacttatttttattcattatgtgCATACCTCAAACATAAAAGACTTGCTCAGTTTTTTCGGACCACATAATAATGTTGTCTTAATATTCTTcggaaacataatttttatgtagtgATCTGAAATATGATCTTTGATAAGTGTATTAtctcatatattattattaacatattttgaaaGCACAATATAaaaccaattaaaaattagagaaacttttgtaaataattataattggaaTACATTGTACAAGTAatgtgtgaaaaatttttatcacgattattttgtatttaagaaaaattatttattctggAATTCAAATTCAACTTTCGACAGAAaagttttgtataaattatacaagttTTAAGACATTCACAACTCTGCTTcattaaactattttatacatctattttacagatatataAGATGGAATGTAAAATCCAGTAaatgtttaaagtaaaatattcaataaatcaaTATGATAGATCAAAATATAGATCGAAATACTAAaccaaatattatatattaaaattaggcGTGTAACTATACAGCtatgtatgtaattatgttaaatGTGTATGTACGTTATTATTGGCACAGGAATGCACAATTTATGAAAAgttagtttatatttttgctaaattttgattgaatatattctttaaatctttGTTGCGAATTATACAAAACACAAGTGTATATTTTGcttatatatgcataaaagaatcaattaatagtatgttaatataaatttatcttatcttaCATGCATAATCGGTAAATGAGGCCTaaacaaaagagaaaatggTGGATATCAACTAATCACGTTGAAAGCCGACCAATCATATCATGAGAAACCGGTTGTGTCTCTCTATGTATATAGGACCTTATCATTACCTAACCTCACTTGTAAATTTCATTatagtttttcttttactttgcTTGCGTTATATACAGTATTGTGTCATTCTTTACTATTACTTGTGGTActtatatacatgtattattagttagaaattaaacaattctgtaataaaacattgaaTATCCAAAACAtttagctctttttttttgtgtatttaacGTGCCGTCATGTGACATTTAGTTGGTTTTTTGACACTAAAATTGATTTACCTCTTATGCGCAGACTATAAATTTGTTCGCGTCGCATGCCCCAACATACTCCAACATGCTCCTACTCGCTCCATTATTACGCTCCAATCTGTAGTATTACGTTACATCTATCTCTTTCTTATGAAGCTGACACAAAAACGACGTTGTTCGCTTTTTGATACGTAcaacgttaaatatttaaaaataaaaaattgtaatcagCTGAGATATCATCAATATATTGATCCGtcgaaaaaatcaataattaaatgaagTGACATATTAATAGtggatattaatattcatattaatttttgatattaattggTACCTCTTATGCCTGTATCAGACTACACATTAAAGATTGAGTTTGAAATTTGACCAATCAGGACAAAGAACTTTTAGCTTCTTTTGTCTCGattggtcaaatttcaatcttatagcgttttcgattatacaggatttgaacgacccagggttgatcaatcactattttactataaatgcaagtctttcattggtggagaggttgcaatgacgtcattaaccaaccctgggtcgttcaaatcctgtataatcgaaaacgctattaatcAACCTTGGGTCGATCAAAATATAATCGAACGTATAATCGAATCACATATACATGGTTTGCGCATGTGTGCAGTACTCCTCCATTCATGCTGCTTGCTGCTCGCATTTCAAATCTGGCTCACATTGTGGTTATCATCCTTTGCGAAACTGCACGAAGATGTTTGCTGTTTTCAGATTTAGACACGCGTTTAAATTAGGAAGATCTCTCACgagatcattaaataaaaatctgcaGGAGGAATTAGTTCAAGCACAATGTCGCCAACTATCtggtttgttattttttttattatgttcaaatatttcaatagttaTGCTTATAGGTTATGCCGCTATTATActttaacatataattatgattttccTTTCAATTTGTtgcttaaaactttttaaatatattctagtAATgccaaatttttcattttttattttacagttaTATGTCAACATGTGAGATATTTGTCATCTCAGCCAGAAGTTCAAACCACAGAGTaccataatataataaaagatacagAAAAGGCTATAggtaatatttaatgataattatagtaacatctatttaaattaatttttttataaattgacatgacaatataacaaatatttattacattacagGTGAAAAAGCCAAGCATGAATTTCAATCGGAGACACAAATGTTGTTACAAATTGTAGCAAAGTCTTTATATTCAGATAAAGAGgtaataaagtattaattttttaaaaagaaaagaatatctgCTATAGTAGTTTTATCGATTAATTTGCTTATCAGGTGTTTGTGCGAGAGCTTATTTCAAATGCCAGTGATGCAttggaaaaattaagataCTTACGTTTAAGCGATAATGAAGCGGCACAAGCAGCAGGCGATAGAAGCTTGGAGATACATATTGGCACTGATAAGCAGAATCGTACTCTCATGATCCAAGATACCGGTGTGGGAATGACTAGAGAGGAACTGATATCCAATTTGGGAACCATAGCTCGATCCGGTTCTAAggcaaataaaacaaaatttatagatttttattttttttccactttgcaaaatataaaaactgttccagatttgaaaataaaaattataatgtatttattttatagacatttctgaaaaaattgaagGAAGAACAAAACACCAATGATACTTCCAAAATTATCGGACAATTTGGTGTTGGCTTCTACAGTGTCTTCATGGTTGCTGATAAAGTAGAAGTATTTACGAAATCTTTTGCAAAAGATGCAGAAGATCTCTGCTGGACTTCAGATgggtatgtaataaaaaaatatattttgtagatgttaacaatattacatgataacaaaatatttgtatccAGATCAGGTAcgtttgaaatttcaaatgcgGATGGAGTGCAGCCAGGcacaaaaattgttattcatCTTAAATCAGATAGCCGAGAATTCAGCGATGAGAATACTATTAATCGtacgtaattaaattaataataagaaaatatatttacgctATTTTTACACGCAATCaataaaatgtgattaattCACTTAGGTATTATTAACAAGTACAGTAATTTTGTCGGCAGCCCTATTTTTGTAAATGGGCAGAGAGCTAATGTCATTCAGGTATTAtcgataacttttttttgtctgTTTTCTCTCTGGTGTTATATCTATGTCTGTTGAACAAGCAACTTTCTTTACAGCCGTTATGGATGAGCGATCCAAAAGATGTCACATCGCTGCAACACGCggaattttatcgatttattgGAAATTGCATTGACGCACCAAGATTTATACTGCATTATTCGACAGATGTGCCGTTGAGTATTAAGGCTCTGTTGTATTTCCCAGAAGACAAACCCGGATTCTTTGATCTGTCGAGAGACACTACCAGTGGGATCTCGCTTTATAgccgaaaaattttaattaaaagcaaaGCAGAAAATATCTTACCAAAATGGTTACGTTTCGTTAAAGGCGTAGTCGATTCGGAAGACATACCGCTGAATTTAAGCCGCGAACTGCTGCAAAATAGTACATTAATTGGGTAAGAATGAATGTTTGCAACTTTTATcgcttattattaaatacaaccTGAACTAAACACCTGTAATCTTTGTAGGAAACTGCGAACCGTGTTGACGGCGCgcatattaaaattcttaaatgaGCGATCCACGAAGCAGCCAGAAGAGTACCATGAATTTTACAAAGCATATGGCATGTACTTAAAAGAGGGCATTGTCACTAGTGGCGATCAGTCTGAAAAggtgataattttattgttatcgaTCGATTCTACATAGATGGtcataaaatacattctgtcaattccatttttccattttagGAAGATATAGGCAAACTCTTGCGGTTTGAATCTTCTGCCACAACTCCAGGGGAATTTGTCAGCCTGCCGCAATATTGCAGTCGCTTAGCAAAAGACCAAAAggacatatattatttagcaGCGCCGAGGTATAGCAAGATATGAATAACACGTACTAGCATGGACGAatgatttgcaaaatttatattcatgttACAGCCGAACTCTGGCCGAGCAGTCACCATATTACGAGTCTCTGAAGAAACGAAATATCGAAGTTCTCTTTTGCTACGAACCGTATGATGAGTTAGTGTTGATGCatttgaaacaatataaatCTAACTTCTTAACGTCTGTGGAGAAAGAAATGCGAGATGACAGTGAAGCAAATAAGCCAGAAAATTTAGGTACATCACAAGCGCttcatatttgttaaattatctaaaaggttggtaatgttattttatatcttccaTAGGTATCATAAATAAGGACGAACTAGATAATCTAATAAGCTATATCAGAACGATCCTTGACAAGAAGGCTTATGATGTCAAGATGACAAATCGTTTGGAATCATATCCCTGTGTCGTGACCGTGCAAGACATGGCGAGTGCTAGACATTTTATTCGCATGCAAAGTCACGAAATGAACGAAGAAATGCGGTATTCCATGCTTCAACCGCGCTTCGAGATCAATCCAAATCATCCTATCATCAAAAAGTTGTGTAAATTGACGACTACAAATGCAGAATTAGCTGATCGCGTAATACAGCAGGTATGTTAAACATGAATAATATTGTAGCGCCCTTTACACCTATATTTTTCTCCAGTAAACCTAtccgtattttttatattgtagcTATTCGCTGGTGCCATGGTTGGGGCTGGTTTAATTGAAGATCCGCGAATATTATTGACACCAATGAATGAATTACTTACGTTAGCGCtagaaaagtattaataattgatttaatataaaggaaaacattacgttttgttatttaataataataattatacaattgtaaataaagatttatcttGTAAACAggacttatatttttattccaataaattgatctcgtataatttttgcaaaattacaaaataatatatgataatgtaatatgttattatataaatatcaccTACacttatttgtacaaaatataaattacttctatatcaattatataacaatatgaTTTACttactttgttaaaaaaatacaaacttacattttatctataaacATACCTTCAtcatataaagattataattatggattttctctcaaatatattttattcctataaaattatactttcttGCGTGTCCTGCTTTTGGCATTCTGTTCTGGCgcataaaatgtaatacactgaaataaaaatcccaaaatatgtatatttatttgaataagtTGCACaagtttaaagaaagaaaaaaattgcaacgaAAATGCACCTGCTCGTCTAAGAAACTCATGAGATTGGAAAGCTTGCATTTAAATCCGTGTGTTCGTAACGTGGAATGCAACGTTTCGATATTTACAGGCTCGTATCGCAATATTTTGTTATGTAAATGTTTATCAGCCACAATCAATTTTGTAAAGGCTTCTGCGATGTCTGATGAATTCTCCAAAGCCGGCAATGACTCAGTTTCgtaaaattgcatttctttGCTGGTCGCATCTTTTACAGAATTCATACTATCATTGCTGTaacaagattttaattttttttatctatataaaaaaatatatcttagaAATActcaatatttatgttaaattcaCCTATCCTGAGAGCAAAGCAATTCATCATCACTATCGTTCGATTTCTCTAAACTATTATTAtccatatttcttttcttcggCGGTGGACCCTCATTTTCGTCACTTAAAATTTCAGCGGCTTTCTTTTGCTCTATCGTGGCCTCAGATATAGATACTAAAGGATGAAGTTCGTTATAAATGTGTGTTAACAGTTTCACAGCTCTGCTACGCTTTTGTGCTTTTAATCCatatttcttcatttctttctaaaaattaaagaatatacttatttaaaaagaaaacattttcgaTTGTAATGATTTATCATTATCAGTGAACTTACGTGTAATTCAGGAGTTTTCATACCATGATAATCAGGCGGAGGTGTAACATCCTTTTCAATTATCTTGGGCGCAGTTTTTGAACTTCCAAtgttttcattatatttgcattgcAATCGCATGGATATGTGTTCAGACGTACTTTGTTGATTAcgtaatctatttatattaatttgtccTTCGGACaaagattttttcttaaacgtTCTAATACTCGTCGAATTTTGTGTCAAAGCCATGCGATCTAAATTTTCTGGTGTGACATCATCCGACATTGTATTCGTATGTTTGATATTTtcgcgattatttttattactatatcTGCGTGAGCTATTTTTCCTAAATTTCGTTATACTTAACTGACTAGCTGActgacttttttctaaaagatgatGTTTTTCGTATCTGTCAACATTAACGTTGGCAAGGTATATATCGTCTTcaaaattaagagaaaattcGGCTGTATTTCTCGATTTGCGACTATCtgtttctgtatttttatgtTCAGGAAGTAAGCTTTCCATTTTTAAGAAATCTGGACTAGAGGATATCATAATTGGGCTTGGAATGAATTCTGCGTTCTGATCATCGTTCGATTCATTTAATTTGGACTTTTGTGTCAAGACTGCACTAAAATCCATATCATCAGATGTCATTTTTGCATTGCTAGTATTAAATTCATCTCGATTTGACTTGGTTGTatcattaacatttatttcttcttccAAATCTGTCGTTATCGCTTTTGGAATCTCAAATTCGAgagatttatttctttcattttctatATTCTGCTTGCTACTTTCTCTATCGCTTCCggtttgaaatatattatcctCACGATCAGAGTCATCCTTTTGGAGAGCAACGGGGCAGCTAACATTGGAAGACACACTTTCGATCTCTGTATCTGATGAAACGATTACATCTACGTCCTTTTGTGTCAAAGTGGATTGAGCGACAACTTCGTTATTCTTAGATTCATTAATGTCACTGTTTTTAGTAATTGAATGAgatgatacatttttattagatagATTACCATCTGatttatttcttctaattGCTGTGCGATACTTCGCTATACTATTGTCCTTATGATTTCTCATGTATTTCGAATACATGGAAATATCTTCTTCATCCGTTTCATAGTCAAAGACGGTTTCGCTAGGCGACTGATTCGTTGTTTTAATTTGCGACGACGAAGGTGTAATTGTGACTTGTTTCGAGATGTCCTTATCAGCCGGTGAAATGCAGTTTTGTGTATAATTGGATACATTACTCTGAAAAGATTTCATTGTCTTTTCTGGTGATGTAGAAGCTACATGCGAAGTAATGCGTTTAACAGTTTCTACACATTCATTGGAAAgatgagaataaaattctggATTTTTCTCAGCATATGATTGCATACGCTGCTCTATTATGCTTAATTTACCGTGTTTTTGCTTCCTGtcagaaattttatcattatcgtcACAGGATTGAGAATTTTTCAAGTCGGCATGTCTGTCCACGCGAAATGGATTTTTATGCATTGTAAAAGACATTTCTACAGGATATTCTGTATCGGAATCTAAATCCGATTTCGCATTTTCCTGTTGTATTTTCTCGATAAATAATGTGAGATCACTTTTCTGTTTGATTAAGGAGCAATCTTGGCTAAATTTCGGCTTACTACTTTGAGGAGTATCGATTAAAGAGTTTTCATGCGCATCTTCAATAAATGATTTTAGAGAATTTACCTCGGAATCTGAGTCGATTTCTATTACACTTTGTTCCACATTTTCCAAGCAGGTAGACATTTCTTTACAGGACTCGGAGTATTCAGCTCTCTGAGTTAATGATCTCTGACTACAAATATCAGTATCAGCATCTTGTTTAATTAAACTCAATAACACGTGAATATTGGAATCTTCGTGATCTTCAGAATGCATCGCAGATTcactgtttttaataattgcgtTGCGTTTCGTCACTGGCGTGTCATCGAACAAGTCAGGGGATGTACAATTTGTAGGTGTGTCACTTCtgggatttattttttctgataaCTTCAtcaaatctattttttcatCTTGCAGAACGCAGGAATCCTTTGCAGATATACAACTGTCTTCCAGAGAATGTGAAGTATCATTAACGACCTTCTGCATTTTTTGCGAACACTGAATGTTTTCTAGATCATTACAAATATGATTTGACGATACATTAAAAGTAGACTTCTCCAATTTCGAAACATTCGAACCCTTTCGCACATTTGCGTGTAAATTTTCTGTACTTTTCTCACAAGTGGTGTATTTCACTTGTGCTGTGGTAGAATTCAATTCTAATTGAcgcaaataaacaaataaatcatttacctTGTACTTCCTTGCCAGAAATCTAACACCAGACAATGTGTCGGAATTAAGTATTTCCAAATGCCTATCGATTAATCCGCAATAGATAAATTCTAGAAAGGCCAAAGCAGCATCGTAATCTACATCAGTCCaacaaatcttttcttttgcaGTAGAATATTCTGTATCATTGGACGTCACATCCAGTAAAATATCCGTGCAACGTACGTAAAAAACCAATTTATGCGCCCAAATGTGTCTGCTGTTTCTcacgaatatgataatatcaCTTGCAGAACTGTCGTTTAGTATATTTTTCCAACTTGTTGCGAGAATATCGAGAAATTTCTTCTCTTTGCAACATGTCTTGCTTGAATTTGAAGAgataattaacttttcattGTTATCTGCTGCTTGTATTTCTTGCATTTGTTTATTATCCAAAGAGATTTCATTGTTTATACTTTGATCTTCAAGTTTTACATCAATCTGCTCTTCCTAAAgcatatcattatttatatattttatacgtattatatattttttaaataatttcttgacaGAATAGCAATTTACCTTTAATTTctgttctttcttttctaatgGTGTTATCTGAGGTAACAgttgttttacataaaatacattttgagTTGAAGTTAGTTTCG
This DNA window, taken from Linepithema humile isolate Giens D197 chromosome 7, Lhum_UNIL_v1.0, whole genome shotgun sequence, encodes the following:
- the Trap1 gene encoding heat shock protein 75 kDa, mitochondrial, producing MFAVFRFRHAFKLGRSLTRSLNKNLQEELVQAQCRQLSVICQHVRYLSSQPEVQTTEYHNIIKDTEKAIGEKAKHEFQSETQMLLQIVAKSLYSDKEVFVRELISNASDALEKLRYLRLSDNEAAQAAGDRSLEIHIGTDKQNRTLMIQDTGVGMTREELISNLGTIARSGSKTFLKKLKEEQNTNDTSKIIGQFGVGFYSVFMVADKVEVFTKSFAKDAEDLCWTSDGSGTFEISNADGVQPGTKIVIHLKSDSREFSDENTINRIINKYSNFVGSPIFVNGQRANVIQPLWMSDPKDVTSLQHAEFYRFIGNCIDAPRFILHYSTDVPLSIKALLYFPEDKPGFFDLSRDTTSGISLYSRKILIKSKAENILPKWLRFVKGVVDSEDIPLNLSRELLQNSTLIGKLRTVLTARILKFLNERSTKQPEEYHEFYKAYGMYLKEGIVTSGDQSEKEDIGKLLRFESSATTPGEFVSLPQYCSRLAKDQKDIYYLAAPSRTLAEQSPYYESLKKRNIEVLFCYEPYDELVLMHLKQYKSNFLTSVEKEMRDDSEANKPENLGIINKDELDNLISYIRTILDKKAYDVKMTNRLESYPCVVTVQDMASARHFIRMQSHEMNEEMRYSMLQPRFEINPNHPIIKKLCKLTTTNAELADRVIQQLFAGAMVGAGLIEDPRILLTPMNELLTLALEKY
- the LOC105674226 gene encoding uncharacterized protein isoform X1, whose protein sequence is MNDEKHNLYKPGSSERRLRLRKDYKESTDDTVCLSVDSNNENGKNDVASTSKCDDDSIMDFKSPIKKHFIQPKVINSSRFPDRSKTKVLCSKTKVTNNEKRSGSSKSLQSSKILRNKQQPSIESSFFKSEKKEADSPQSLTDVKTAYVCPLCFKNFKDENSQAVHAKSCAAKNNVTTKKLMDAMELQERQAAERKSLGLLSAPVLQDKKKPAPRKMASHNDPDLQLALALSKSLYEKEMEEWDEVQIIAMSSSSPLPDNNLENAYKTTLQNFGFTSNRNVEPARSTNKTKRRKLLEPTTLQNRTAVERERILTERIAEILMGYKDFTQNPQEVEKQLNIKEKIVIKNQLLQQLHRAENTLWDRTKLTSTQNVFYVKQLLPQITPLEKKEQKLKEEQIDVKLEDQSINNEISLDNKQMQEIQAADNNEKLIISSNSSKTCCKEKKFLDILATSWKNILNDSSASDIIIFVRNSRHIWAHKLVFYVRCTDILLDVTSNDTEYSTAKEKICWTDVDYDAALAFLEFIYCGLIDRHLEILNSDTLSGVRFLARKYKVNDLFVYLRQLELNSTTAQVKYTTCEKSTENLHANVRKGSNVSKLEKSTFNVSSNHICNDLENIQCSQKMQKVVNDTSHSLEDSCISAKDSCVLQDEKIDLMKLSEKINPRSDTPTNCTSPDLFDDTPVTKRNAIIKNSESAMHSEDHEDSNIHVLLSLIKQDADTDICSQRSLTQRAEYSESCKEMSTCLENVEQSVIEIDSDSEVNSLKSFIEDAHENSLIDTPQSSKPKFSQDCSLIKQKSDLTLFIEKIQQENAKSDLDSDTEYPVEMSFTMHKNPFRVDRHADLKNSQSCDDNDKISDRKQKHGKLSIIEQRMQSYAEKNPEFYSHLSNECVETVKRITSHVASTSPEKTMKSFQSNVSNYTQNCISPADKDISKQVTITPSSSQIKTTNQSPSETVFDYETDEEDISMYSKYMRNHKDNSIAKYRTAIRRNKSDGNLSNKNVSSHSITKNSDINESKNNEVVAQSTLTQKDVDVIVSSDTEIESVSSNVSCPVALQKDDSDREDNIFQTGSDRESSKQNIENERNKSLEFEIPKAITTDLEEEINVNDTTKSNRDEFNTSNAKMTSDDMDFSAVLTQKSKLNESNDDQNAEFIPSPIMISSSPDFLKMESLLPEHKNTETDSRKSRNTAEFSLNFEDDIYLANVNVDRYEKHHLLEKSQSASQLSITKFRKNSSRRYSNKNNRENIKHTNTMSDDVTPENLDRMALTQNSTSIRTFKKKSLSEGQININRLRNQQSTSEHISMRLQCKYNENIGSSKTAPKIIEKDVTPPPDYHGMKTPELHKEMKKYGLKAQKRSRAVKLLTHIYNELHPLVSISEATIEQKKAAEILSDENEGPPPKKRNMDNNSLEKSNDSDDELLCSQDSNDSMNSVKDATSKEMQFYETESLPALENSSDIAEAFTKLIVADKHLHNKILRYEPVNIETLHSTLRTHGFKCKLSNLMSFLDEQCITFYAPEQNAKSRTRKKV